One part of the Nitrospirota bacterium genome encodes these proteins:
- a CDS encoding anthranilate phosphoribosyltransferase, producing MTPDIASLPPDDRMASYVKRIATGPEMSKNLSREEARDGMLLVLRRAVDPVRSGVFLVALRMKRETDEENLGVLTALRETTHAATADVDDLVDLGDPYDGFARHLPASPVLPAVLAACGVPTVSHGCQTLGPKYGVTHHQILKTACLRVDLTPEEAAARIADPNIGWAYVDQAQFHPELYALTELRRLIIKRPCISTWEKLCGPVRARGRNHLIVGYVHPGYERPITLAGRDVGYASTLVVRGIEGGVIPSLNAQTRVVSYQSGKPDEEWKLNPKDAGIESTRRSVPIAAKADQSTADEAIDDASQEPDLSRLAAPAAEAGLEALKGKPGPTRDSLVLAAAMILRQVGRAETLQVAADLARRALDSGEALRRLACN from the coding sequence ATGACCCCGGACATCGCCTCCCTCCCTCCCGACGACCGCATGGCCTCCTACGTCAAACGGATCGCCACCGGACCCGAGATGAGCAAGAACCTGTCGCGCGAAGAAGCGCGCGACGGCATGTTGCTGGTGTTGCGACGCGCGGTCGATCCCGTGCGATCCGGGGTGTTCCTGGTCGCGTTGCGCATGAAACGCGAGACCGACGAAGAAAATCTCGGCGTGCTCACCGCACTGCGCGAGACCACGCACGCCGCGACTGCAGACGTGGACGACCTCGTGGACCTGGGTGATCCCTACGACGGCTTCGCCCGGCACCTCCCCGCCTCACCCGTTCTCCCTGCGGTGCTGGCTGCCTGCGGCGTACCGACCGTGTCGCACGGCTGCCAAACCCTCGGCCCCAAGTACGGCGTGACGCATCACCAGATTCTCAAAACCGCCTGTCTGCGCGTAGATCTGACCCCGGAAGAGGCCGCCGCGCGCATCGCCGATCCGAATATCGGCTGGGCTTACGTAGACCAAGCGCAATTCCACCCGGAACTCTACGCCTTGACCGAGCTGCGCCGCCTGATCATCAAACGCCCGTGCATCTCGACCTGGGAGAAGCTCTGCGGCCCGGTTCGCGCCCGCGGCAGAAATCACTTGATCGTGGGCTACGTCCACCCCGGCTACGAGCGCCCGATCACGCTCGCCGGCCGAGACGTGGGCTACGCATCTACGCTCGTGGTCCGCGGCATCGAAGGCGGCGTGATCCCGTCGCTCAATGCGCAGACGCGGGTCGTTTCGTACCAGAGCGGCAAACCGGACGAGGAGTGGAAACTCAACCCCAAAGACGCAGGCATCGAGTCCACGCGGCGATCGGTTCCGATCGCCGCAAAGGCCGATCAAAGCACTGCGGACGAGGCCATCGACGACGCGTCGCAGGAACCCGACCTGTCCCGCCTCGCAGCTCCGGCCGCTGAAGCAGGCCTCGAAGCGCTCAAGGGCAAACCAGGTCCAACGCGCGACAGCCTGGTGCTGGCTGCGGCGATGATTCTTCGTCAGGTGGGACGAGCTGAGACGTTGCAGGTGGCCGCGGATCTAGCCCGGCGCGCCCTCGACTCGGGTGAGGCCCTACGGAGACTGGCATGCAATTAG
- a CDS encoding DEAD/DEAH box helicase — MPLSAFHPVVADWFKTRFGPPTDAQQQGWPHIVAGRNTLIAAPTGSGKTLAAFLASIDRLLRRSLDGRLADETRVLYVSPLKALSHDVERNLTGPLEEISAAASTWADRRLSPIRVAVRTGDTPAAERQRMVRKPPHIVVTTPESLYLLLTSAKGRAMLRTVETVIVDEIHAVARDKRGSHLALSLARLDALCERRAIRVGLSATQAPIDEIARFLVGTDRVRPDGAPDCRIVDVGHRRKLDLAIEVPPLELAAVCSNEQWEEVYARVAELIAAHRSTIVFVNTRRLAERVTLRLTERLGEGAVLSHHGSLSKKIRRNTELRLKSGDLKAVVATASLELGIDVGFIDLVIQIGSPRSIAVFLQRVGRSGHALGHVPKGRLFPLTRDELMECAALLRSVRRGDLDRVVIPEAPLDILAQQIVAETACEEWPEDDLFRRFHAAWPYRNLSRDRFDQVVTMLADGYATRVGRAGAYLHHDRVGKRLKARRAARLTALTSGGAIPELADYRVVAESEQTVVGSVDEDFAVESMSGDIFLLGNTSWRIQYVRAGDVVVEDAHGAPPTIPFWRGEAPSRTRELSAALSELRRDLSTRVTEPETAVSWLTEECLVDESAARQMIAYTQAQLAAVGLLPTQDHILIERFFDESGGMQLVIHSPYGGRINRAWGLALRKRFCRTFDFELQASADDDGIVLSLGPQQSFPLSDVPAMLPSRQAEHVLTQAVLGSPIFATRWRWNANRALAVPRQQHGRRVPPPLQRMRSDDLIVSVFPQQMACPENLPGGDIPIPDHPLVNQTMHDCLYEACDLKGFVELLRGIEWGQLAITAIDTREPSPFAYEILNANPYAFLDDAPLEERRARAVATRRTLTLESVRDLGTLDPEAIERVRREAWPLVRDADELYDALMLIGMISADEGQAWALQFDELVRTGRAIEAADQGGHRLWVAIERWPMIQASRQDLRVENPPIPPLSKGGKEGFTEEESDLVLVRGRLEVSGPVVPADLSHIVGIPVSRIDRALLQLEHEGFVLRGTFTPGSNQTEWCSRRLLARIHRLTLDGLRRQIEPATPETFIRFLLQWTHLAPGSHVIGRHGLREVLDQLQGFDMPAVAWERDILPARVADYDSHWLDELCMSGELMWARVTQPAGTNNETDGRAPRRTATRTIPLSLLAREALPWVGWRAASKEIPSVSPKARTALDALSRHGASFLSDLSSATRLLPSEVTVALWELAAVGLATQDGFAGVRSLVDPRRQHRGRHRQPRTVTRGLGRWSLLSRPTPTDDRISDEVLEAWARQLLRRYGVVFRELITREDAAPPWSRLVSAFRRLESRGEIRGGRFVSGVGGEQYALPEAVEPLRRLREAPAESTPVVVSATDPANLVGIITPGSLVPAQAGSCVAYLNGRFAGLRQGAGVEVSPDLDAETARRVEHALLKGPTTTSPDDQTQGGSWRDELNARRRIVRLRTEGKSPQPPFIKGGLRGSYSSGKSSD; from the coding sequence ATGCCCCTTTCAGCTTTTCATCCCGTTGTCGCCGACTGGTTTAAGACCCGGTTCGGCCCGCCGACCGACGCGCAGCAACAGGGTTGGCCGCACATTGTCGCGGGACGGAATACGCTCATCGCGGCGCCGACCGGATCGGGGAAGACCCTGGCCGCGTTCTTGGCGTCGATCGACCGCCTGCTGAGACGATCCCTTGACGGACGCCTGGCGGATGAAACGCGCGTACTCTATGTTTCGCCGCTCAAGGCGCTCAGCCACGACGTGGAGCGAAACCTCACCGGCCCGCTTGAGGAGATCAGCGCGGCCGCATCCACGTGGGCTGACCGGCGCCTTTCACCGATCCGCGTGGCGGTCCGCACGGGCGATACCCCGGCCGCGGAGCGCCAGCGGATGGTACGCAAGCCGCCGCACATTGTGGTGACGACGCCCGAGTCGCTCTACCTACTGCTGACGTCGGCCAAAGGTCGCGCGATGCTGCGGACCGTTGAGACGGTGATCGTGGACGAAATCCACGCCGTGGCGCGCGACAAACGCGGCTCACACCTGGCCTTGTCGCTGGCTCGGCTCGATGCGCTGTGCGAGCGGCGGGCGATCCGCGTGGGCCTCTCCGCCACCCAGGCGCCGATCGACGAGATCGCGCGCTTCCTGGTGGGCACGGATCGCGTGAGGCCGGACGGCGCGCCGGATTGCCGGATCGTCGATGTCGGCCACCGACGGAAACTGGACTTGGCCATCGAGGTCCCGCCCTTAGAGCTGGCCGCGGTCTGTTCCAACGAGCAGTGGGAAGAGGTGTACGCGCGGGTGGCCGAGTTGATCGCGGCGCATCGGAGCACAATCGTGTTCGTCAACACGCGGCGCCTCGCCGAACGTGTCACTCTGCGCCTCACCGAGCGCTTGGGCGAGGGTGCGGTCTTGTCGCACCACGGGAGCCTTTCAAAGAAAATTCGACGCAACACCGAGCTGCGCCTCAAATCCGGAGACCTCAAGGCCGTGGTGGCCACGGCGTCGCTCGAGCTCGGTATTGACGTGGGATTCATCGACCTGGTGATCCAGATCGGCTCCCCGCGCTCGATCGCCGTCTTCCTCCAGCGGGTGGGACGATCAGGACACGCGTTGGGCCACGTGCCCAAAGGACGATTGTTTCCGTTGACGCGCGACGAACTGATGGAGTGCGCGGCGTTGCTTCGATCGGTCCGGCGCGGCGACCTGGATCGTGTCGTGATCCCGGAGGCGCCGCTCGACATCCTGGCCCAACAGATTGTGGCCGAAACCGCGTGCGAGGAATGGCCGGAAGACGACCTCTTCCGACGGTTTCACGCAGCCTGGCCGTATCGGAACCTCTCGCGCGATCGATTCGACCAGGTGGTCACCATGCTCGCGGATGGCTATGCCACCCGGGTCGGGCGCGCCGGCGCCTATCTTCACCACGACCGGGTCGGCAAGCGTCTCAAGGCGAGGCGCGCTGCGCGACTCACCGCGCTCACCTCGGGCGGCGCAATTCCGGAACTCGCGGACTACCGGGTGGTGGCTGAATCCGAACAGACCGTGGTCGGATCAGTGGATGAAGACTTTGCGGTGGAAAGCATGTCCGGCGACATCTTCCTGCTGGGCAACACCTCGTGGCGCATCCAGTACGTCCGCGCGGGCGACGTGGTGGTGGAAGACGCGCACGGAGCGCCCCCCACGATTCCGTTCTGGCGCGGGGAAGCCCCGTCGCGCACCCGCGAATTGTCCGCCGCTCTGTCCGAGTTACGACGCGACCTGTCCACACGCGTGACGGAACCCGAGACGGCCGTGTCGTGGCTGACAGAAGAATGTCTCGTTGACGAATCAGCCGCTCGCCAGATGATCGCCTACACGCAGGCGCAACTCGCAGCCGTGGGGCTGCTGCCCACGCAAGACCACATCCTGATCGAGCGCTTTTTCGACGAATCCGGGGGGATGCAGCTCGTGATCCATTCGCCGTACGGCGGCCGGATCAACCGGGCGTGGGGTCTGGCGCTCCGCAAACGCTTTTGCCGCACGTTCGACTTCGAGCTGCAGGCCAGCGCGGACGACGACGGCATCGTGCTCTCGCTGGGGCCCCAGCAGAGCTTTCCTCTTTCCGACGTGCCCGCGATGCTGCCGTCCCGCCAGGCTGAGCACGTCTTGACGCAAGCGGTCCTGGGCTCGCCGATCTTCGCCACGCGCTGGCGCTGGAACGCCAACCGCGCGTTGGCCGTGCCGCGCCAGCAGCACGGGCGCCGCGTGCCGCCGCCCTTGCAGCGCATGCGGTCGGATGACCTCATAGTCTCGGTGTTCCCCCAGCAGATGGCGTGCCCGGAGAATCTCCCGGGCGGAGATATCCCGATCCCTGATCACCCGCTCGTGAACCAGACCATGCACGACTGCCTCTATGAAGCCTGCGACCTTAAAGGTTTTGTTGAACTATTGCGCGGGATCGAGTGGGGCCAGCTCGCGATCACCGCGATCGACACGCGTGAGCCGTCGCCGTTCGCCTACGAGATTCTCAACGCCAATCCGTACGCGTTCCTGGACGACGCGCCGCTGGAAGAACGGCGCGCCCGCGCCGTGGCCACGCGGAGGACGTTGACCCTGGAGTCGGTCCGCGACTTGGGGACATTGGACCCCGAGGCGATCGAGCGCGTGCGGCGCGAAGCCTGGCCGCTGGTGCGGGATGCCGACGAGCTCTACGACGCGCTGATGCTGATCGGCATGATCTCGGCGGATGAGGGACAAGCGTGGGCTCTACAATTCGATGAGTTGGTGAGGACCGGGCGCGCGATCGAAGCCGCGGATCAGGGCGGACACCGACTGTGGGTAGCCATCGAACGCTGGCCGATGATCCAGGCCTCGCGCCAGGATCTGCGAGTTGAAAATCCCCCCATCCCCCCTTTGTCAAAGGGGGGTAAGGAAGGATTTACGGAGGAGGAGTCCGATCTCGTGCTCGTCCGCGGTCGGCTTGAAGTCTCAGGCCCGGTTGTCCCGGCGGATCTCTCACACATCGTGGGAATCCCCGTCTCCCGTATCGATCGGGCGCTCCTCCAACTGGAACACGAAGGCTTCGTGCTCCGTGGCACGTTCACGCCAGGGAGCAACCAGACGGAGTGGTGTTCCAGACGCTTGCTTGCCCGCATCCACCGGCTGACACTCGACGGCTTGCGGCGCCAGATCGAACCCGCGACGCCTGAGACGTTTATCCGATTCTTGTTGCAGTGGACGCACTTGGCCCCAGGCTCGCACGTTATCGGACGCCACGGTTTGCGTGAAGTCTTGGATCAGTTGCAGGGATTCGACATGCCCGCGGTCGCGTGGGAACGCGACATCCTCCCCGCCCGCGTCGCGGACTACGATTCCCACTGGCTGGACGAGCTGTGCATGTCCGGGGAGTTGATGTGGGCACGCGTGACGCAGCCGGCGGGTACGAACAACGAGACAGACGGCCGCGCGCCTCGCAGAACCGCGACCCGCACCATTCCGCTCTCGTTGCTGGCTCGCGAGGCCCTGCCCTGGGTGGGATGGCGCGCCGCGTCGAAGGAGATCCCCTCGGTCAGCCCGAAAGCGCGGACCGCGTTGGATGCACTGAGCCGCCACGGTGCCTCGTTTCTCTCCGACCTGTCATCCGCCACGCGCCTGCTCCCCTCCGAGGTGACAGTGGCGTTGTGGGAGCTGGCGGCCGTGGGCTTGGCCACGCAGGACGGCTTCGCCGGAGTGCGATCGCTGGTGGACCCGCGCCGCCAGCATCGCGGCCGGCATCGTCAACCGCGAACCGTGACGCGCGGCCTGGGTCGCTGGAGCCTGCTCTCGCGACCCACACCCACAGACGATCGGATCTCCGACGAGGTCCTCGAAGCCTGGGCGCGGCAACTCCTCCGGCGCTACGGCGTGGTGTTTCGCGAATTGATCACCCGCGAGGACGCGGCCCCGCCGTGGTCCCGCCTCGTGTCCGCGTTCAGGCGACTCGAATCACGCGGAGAAATCCGCGGCGGTCGCTTCGTGTCCGGCGTGGGCGGCGAGCAGTATGCGTTACCGGAAGCGGTCGAACCGCTGCGGAGACTGCGAGAGGCCCCGGCGGAATCGACCCCTGTCGTTGTTTCGGCGACCGACCCTGCCAATCTGGTCGGCATCATCACGCCCGGCTCTCTGGTGCCGGCTCAAGCCGGATCGTGCGTAGCCTATTTGAATGGACGATTCGCTGGCTTGCGACAAGGTGCGGGAGTCGAGGTGTCCCCGGATCTGGATGCCGAAACTGCGAGACGCGTGGAGCATGCGCTCTTGAAAGGACCGACCACCACCTCCCCGGATGACCAGACCCAGGGCGGGTCCTGGCGCGACGAACTCAATGCGCGCCGCAGAATCGTGCGGCTGCGGACCGAAGGCAAATCCCCCCAGCCCCCCTTTATTAAAGGGGGGCTAAGAGGGTCGTATTCCAGTGGGAAGTCGTCTGATTAA
- a CDS encoding DUF4382 domain-containing protein — protein MKQLLNSKGARLLGAVIGLFALVGLSGCADSGGGDSPAAGTVTLAITDSPSDAFQAVAVTMSSAALIGDSGSVDIPFPDGEPITVDLLDLDGINQILATTSIPEGTYAKLRLQVTAATVTFADGTTQSVDLVANGKVDLNFRGPITITSDSTTAIQLDFSAADSIKLTTTGSGRLILRPQIFVGTTPTSDDGTTPPIDNLAGVIASRDDTERTLTLNVRRFLQVVVETTDDTVIVDEDGSAVLFTDLNVGTFVHVEGTLDTEGHVVASLIQVDVDRRLTRGLVTQLDPTLGTFTLLHRDETTTPVTFDASTQVFFLGTALNTADLSNGQIVYVRGSVDTTDPTIVHAAVIRIRPDRLTGTVVDASGCATGTLSVEIRAAHILARFTAAGITLSPENTIGLDLPSEFSCDGVADGVRIRVLGRLTPHVPDATDPNPVRFLVVNRSVLPWHGGATGIIVVLPQATVTGTVGTVTPNTDNPGIGTFVLTVAANAELFCDRDGRPLSGDITVVVTASTEFDEGLEFSTALEGQTVTVEGVITARLRLLSIIDRLNIALVATEVHAAGS, from the coding sequence ATGAAACAGCTACTAAACAGCAAAGGCGCCCGACTGCTGGGTGCCGTCATCGGACTCTTCGCCCTCGTGGGCCTGTCAGGCTGCGCCGATTCGGGCGGGGGAGACTCACCGGCCGCCGGCACGGTGACCCTGGCCATAACCGACTCACCCAGTGACGCGTTCCAAGCGGTCGCGGTGACGATGTCGTCGGCCGCGTTGATCGGCGACTCCGGTTCCGTCGACATTCCGTTCCCGGACGGTGAGCCCATTACCGTGGATCTGCTGGACCTGGACGGAATCAACCAGATCCTGGCCACTACGTCGATTCCTGAAGGCACCTATGCCAAGCTGCGGTTGCAGGTCACCGCGGCCACCGTGACCTTTGCCGACGGCACCACCCAATCGGTCGACCTGGTCGCCAACGGCAAGGTTGACCTGAACTTCCGCGGCCCGATCACCATCACCTCGGACTCGACCACCGCCATCCAACTCGATTTCTCCGCGGCGGACTCGATCAAGCTTACGACCACGGGCTCCGGCCGCCTCATCCTCCGGCCGCAGATCTTCGTCGGCACCACCCCCACCAGCGACGACGGCACCACCCCGCCCATCGACAACCTAGCTGGCGTGATCGCAAGCCGGGACGACACAGAGCGCACGTTGACGCTCAACGTCCGTCGGTTCCTCCAGGTGGTGGTTGAGACGACCGACGACACGGTCATCGTGGACGAAGACGGAAGCGCAGTCCTGTTCACCGACTTGAACGTGGGGACGTTCGTCCACGTCGAGGGCACGCTGGACACCGAGGGCCACGTTGTGGCGTCGCTGATCCAGGTGGATGTCGACCGGCGACTCACGCGGGGCTTGGTGACCCAGCTCGACCCCACCCTGGGGACGTTCACCCTGCTGCACCGCGACGAAACCACCACGCCCGTGACCTTTGACGCGTCGACCCAGGTCTTTTTCCTGGGCACAGCACTGAACACCGCCGACCTGTCCAACGGTCAAATCGTGTATGTACGGGGATCAGTCGACACCACCGATCCCACGATCGTACACGCCGCCGTGATCCGCATCCGTCCCGATCGACTGACCGGCACCGTGGTCGATGCCAGTGGATGCGCCACCGGCACTTTGTCGGTGGAGATCAGGGCCGCGCACATCCTGGCGCGGTTTACCGCGGCCGGGATCACGCTGTCGCCCGAGAACACGATCGGGCTTGATCTGCCGAGCGAATTTTCCTGCGATGGAGTCGCCGATGGCGTACGGATTCGCGTCTTGGGCCGCCTCACGCCTCACGTGCCGGATGCCACCGACCCCAACCCGGTTCGTTTCCTGGTCGTGAACCGGTCCGTGCTGCCGTGGCACGGCGGCGCGACCGGGATCATCGTGGTGCTCCCTCAGGCCACGGTCACCGGAACCGTGGGAACGGTCACGCCGAACACCGACAACCCCGGCATCGGCACGTTTGTCTTGACCGTCGCGGCAAACGCCGAACTCTTCTGTGACCGCGACGGACGGCCGTTGAGCGGCGACATTACGGTAGTGGTGACCGCGTCCACCGAATTCGACGAAGGCCTGGAATTCTCCACGGCATTGGAGGGCCAAACCGTCACGGTGGAAGGAGTCATTACGGCTCGACTGCGACTTCTCTCCATTATCGACCGTCTGAACATCGCTCTTGTGGCCACGGAAGTGCACGCGGCCGGGTCGTAA
- a CDS encoding DUF3106 domain-containing protein: MSRILVLLCMLGVLTLGPVLPSGVASAQEASGSASGGDTSALERNRARWERLSPAEREALRERWRKYQQLSPRERRELAERYQRFRELPPQEQTRIRENFQAWRNMPPEQRERIQQRLERLRQLPAEQRRQVLERSPRFQQLPPSDQQRLLNRLNRPPRR; this comes from the coding sequence ATGAGTCGCATACTCGTGCTGCTTTGCATGCTCGGCGTGCTGACGCTGGGACCGGTGCTCCCATCCGGTGTGGCCTCCGCCCAGGAAGCCAGCGGCTCCGCCAGCGGAGGCGACACATCGGCCCTGGAACGCAACCGGGCACGGTGGGAGCGTCTTTCTCCCGCTGAGCGCGAGGCTCTTCGCGAGCGATGGCGGAAGTATCAGCAACTCTCGCCCCGGGAGCGCCGGGAGTTAGCCGAGCGCTATCAGCGCTTCCGAGAGCTCCCCCCCCAAGAGCAGACTCGAATTCGAGAGAACTTCCAGGCCTGGCGCAACATGCCGCCTGAACAGCGCGAGCGAATTCAGCAGCGACTCGAACGACTCAGGCAGCTTCCCGCAGAGCAACGCCGCCAGGTCCTGGAACGGTCACCCCGGTTTCAGCAGCTCCCACCCAGCGACCAGCAGCGCCTGCTCAATCGTCTGAACCGCCCTCCCAGACGCTGA
- a CDS encoding sigma-70 family RNA polymerase sigma factor, translating to MEFLSDPDVVLMLRVRDGDRAAFDVLIDKYRRPLLNVIARTIGRDADAEDLAQDVFVRVYRAATRYEPNAKFSTWLYTIARRVCLNHARAQALRRWLPFAGDDADAQDSAPDPPDTRFPDPAADLERRELQRVVARAVAALPERLRFAVILRRYEELSYDEIADILGCSVTAAKLRVHRANALLADRLAPYVREKP from the coding sequence ATGGAATTTCTCTCCGATCCCGATGTGGTCCTCATGTTGCGCGTCCGCGACGGAGACCGCGCGGCGTTTGATGTGTTGATCGACAAGTATCGACGGCCGCTGCTGAACGTCATCGCCCGGACCATCGGTCGCGACGCGGATGCCGAGGATCTGGCCCAGGACGTGTTCGTCCGGGTCTACCGTGCCGCGACGCGGTATGAACCGAACGCGAAGTTCTCCACGTGGCTATACACCATTGCCCGCAGGGTGTGCCTGAATCATGCGAGAGCACAAGCACTCCGACGATGGCTTCCCTTTGCGGGCGACGACGCCGACGCGCAAGATTCCGCCCCTGATCCACCCGATACTCGATTCCCGGATCCCGCAGCCGACCTGGAACGCCGGGAGCTCCAGCGTGTCGTGGCTCGAGCGGTGGCCGCTCTCCCCGAGCGCCTGCGTTTTGCCGTGATTCTCCGGCGCTACGAGGAACTCAGTTATGACGAGATCGCCGACATTCTGGGCTGTTCCGTGACCGCGGCCAAGCTGCGGGTGCACCGAGCCAACGCGCTGTTGGCCGACCGCCTGGCCCCCTACGTTCGGGAGAAACCATGA
- a CDS encoding DUF302 domain-containing protein produces MAQAYGIRTTVKTSYDDTIPRVTEALKQEGFGILTQIDVKDTLKKKLNVDFPKYIILGACNPPLAHKALSSETEIGLLLPCNVIVYEGKDGQTVVAAQDPDAALGIVGNPALAPIAKDARERLARVIASLKA; encoded by the coding sequence ATGGCTCAGGCGTACGGCATCCGAACGACAGTGAAGACATCCTACGACGACACCATTCCCCGCGTGACCGAGGCGCTCAAACAAGAGGGCTTCGGGATTCTCACGCAAATCGACGTGAAGGACACGCTGAAGAAAAAACTCAACGTGGATTTCCCCAAATACATCATCTTGGGCGCGTGCAACCCGCCGCTGGCCCACAAGGCGCTGTCGTCGGAGACGGAGATCGGCTTGTTGTTGCCGTGTAATGTCATCGTGTACGAGGGCAAGGACGGCCAGACGGTCGTGGCCGCGCAGGACCCCGATGCCGCGCTCGGGATCGTGGGCAACCCCGCGCTCGCGCCGATCGCCAAAGACGCGCGCGAGCGCCTGGCCCGGGTGATTGCATCGCTCAAAGCCTGA
- a CDS encoding transposase codes for MARPLRIEYEGAFYHVTSRGNDRQPVSFGARDVAQWREYLGEAIVRYDCRVHAYVFMTNHYHLVIETLRPNLSRAMHFLNGSYTTYINTKHRRNGHLFQGRFKALVVDRDAYLLALSRYVHLNPVRAGLAARPEAYPFSSYREFVTGTGDGLVTTDVTLGLMPGDRHRAADRYRRFVEDGMKQPPADPLAQRHGGLIVGSEAFVRQVLGRVDRGRLARTEVSGRRALTRDVNREEVVRAASEVCQVSRSEILASRTPRADARSVAIYVLKRTTGLTNRDLGQFFGGVGPSAIAQTARRVAARLGGDQRLAETVDRVLSQVKG; via the coding sequence ATGGCGAGACCACTGCGGATCGAGTACGAGGGAGCGTTCTACCACGTGACCTCGCGCGGCAACGATCGCCAGCCAGTTAGTTTCGGAGCGCGCGACGTCGCGCAGTGGCGGGAGTACCTCGGCGAGGCGATCGTGAGATACGACTGCCGCGTGCATGCCTACGTCTTCATGACCAACCACTACCACCTCGTGATCGAGACTCTGCGGCCGAATCTGAGCCGCGCCATGCACTTTCTCAATGGTTCGTACACGACGTACATCAACACCAAGCACCGGCGCAACGGGCACTTGTTTCAAGGGCGCTTCAAGGCGTTGGTGGTGGATCGCGACGCCTATCTGCTCGCCCTGTCGCGCTACGTGCATCTCAACCCGGTGCGGGCCGGGCTCGCGGCGCGGCCCGAGGCCTACCCCTTCAGCAGCTATCGCGAGTTCGTGACGGGGACAGGCGATGGATTGGTCACCACCGACGTGACCCTGGGCCTGATGCCGGGCGATCGGCACCGCGCGGCGGATCGCTACCGCCGGTTTGTGGAGGACGGGATGAAGCAGCCGCCGGCCGACCCATTGGCTCAGCGCCACGGCGGGCTCATCGTGGGCAGCGAGGCGTTCGTCCGCCAGGTGCTCGGCCGAGTGGACCGCGGGCGATTGGCGCGGACCGAGGTGTCAGGGCGACGCGCGTTGACGCGGGACGTGAACCGGGAGGAGGTCGTGCGGGCGGCGAGCGAGGTGTGTCAGGTGTCGCGGTCTGAGATCTTGGCCTCGCGAACACCGCGTGCCGACGCTCGGAGCGTGGCCATCTACGTCCTCAAAAGAACGACGGGCCTGACGAACCGTGATTTGGGGCAGTTCTTCGGCGGCGTCGGGCCCTCGGCGATCGCCCAGACCGCGCGACGAGTTGCGGCGCGTCTGGGTGGGGATCAGCGGCTGGCGGAGACGGTTGACCGCGTCCTGTCACAAGTCAAGGGCTGA